A single region of the Streptomyces vilmorinianum genome encodes:
- the carB gene encoding carbamoyl-phosphate synthase large subunit — translation MPKRTDIQSVLVIGSGPIVIGQAAEFDYSGTQACRVLKAEGLRVILVNSNPATIMTDPEIADATYVEPITPEFVEKIIAKERPDALLPTLGGQTALNTAISMHEQGVLEKYGVELIGANVEAIHKGEDRDLFKGVVEAVKAKIGYGESARSVICHSMDDVLQGVETLGGYPVVVRPSFTMGGAGSGFAHDEEELRRIAGQGLTLSPTTEVLLEESILGWKEYELELMRDKHDNVVVVCSIENFDPMGVHTGDSITVAPAMTLTDREYQRLRDIGIAIIREVGVDTGGCNIQFAVNPDDGRIIVIEMNPRVSRSSALASKATGFPIAKIAARLAVGYTLDEIPNDITEKTPASFEPTLDYVVVKAPRFAFEKFPSADSTLTTTMKSVGEAMAIGRNFTEALQKALRSLEKKGSQFTFVGEPGDKDELLRESVRPTDGRINTVMQAIRAGATPREVFDATKIDPWFVDQLFLIKEIADELAAAEKLDPELLAEAKRHGFSDAQIAEIRGLREDVVREVRHALGVRPVYKTVDTCAAEFAAKTPYFYSSYDEESEVAPREKPAVIILGSGPNRIGQGIEFDYSCVHASFALSDAGYETVMVNCNPETVSTDYDTSDRLYFEPLTLEDVLEIVHAETLAGPVAGVVVQLGGQTPLGLSQALKDNGVPVVGTSPEAIHAAEDRGAFGQVLAEAGLPAPKHGTATTFAGAKAIADEIGYPVLVRPSYVLGGRGMEIVYDEARLESYIAESTEISPTRPVLVDRFLDDAIEIDVDALYDGTELYLGGVMEHIEEAGIHSGDSACALPPITLGGFDIKRLRASTEAIAKGVGVRGLINIQFAMAGDILYVLEANPRASRTVPFTSKATAVPLAKAAARISLGATIAELREEGLLPKTGDGGTLPLDAPISVKEAVMPWTRFRDIHGRGVDTVLGPEMRSTGEVMGIDSVFGTAYAKSQAGAYGPLPTKGRAFISVANRDKRSMIFPARELVAHGFELMATSGTAEVLKRNGINATVVRKQSEGEGPNGEKTIVQLIHDGQVDLIVNTPYGTGGRLDGYDIRTAAVARSVPCLTTVQALAAAVQGIDALNHGDVGVRSLQEHAEHLTAARD, via the coding sequence GTGCCTAAGCGCACCGATATCCAGTCCGTCCTGGTCATCGGCTCCGGCCCGATCGTCATCGGCCAGGCCGCGGAGTTCGACTACTCCGGCACCCAGGCCTGCCGCGTCCTCAAGGCCGAGGGCCTGCGGGTGATCCTGGTCAACTCCAACCCGGCCACGATCATGACCGACCCGGAGATCGCCGACGCCACCTACGTCGAGCCGATCACCCCCGAGTTCGTCGAGAAGATCATCGCCAAGGAGCGCCCCGACGCCCTCCTGCCCACCCTCGGCGGCCAGACCGCGCTCAACACCGCGATCTCCATGCACGAGCAGGGCGTCCTGGAGAAGTACGGCGTCGAGCTCATCGGCGCCAACGTCGAGGCCATCCACAAGGGCGAGGACCGCGACCTCTTCAAGGGCGTCGTCGAGGCCGTCAAGGCCAAGATCGGGTACGGCGAGTCCGCCCGGTCCGTGATCTGCCACTCCATGGACGACGTTCTCCAGGGCGTCGAGACGCTCGGCGGCTACCCCGTCGTCGTCCGCCCCTCCTTCACCATGGGCGGCGCCGGCTCCGGCTTCGCCCACGACGAGGAGGAGCTGCGCCGCATCGCCGGCCAGGGCCTGACCCTGTCTCCCACCACCGAGGTGCTCCTGGAGGAGTCCATCCTCGGCTGGAAGGAGTACGAGCTGGAGCTGATGCGCGACAAGCACGACAACGTCGTGGTCGTCTGCTCCATCGAGAACTTCGACCCGATGGGCGTCCACACCGGTGACTCGATCACCGTCGCCCCGGCGATGACCCTCACCGACCGCGAGTACCAGCGGCTGCGGGACATCGGCATCGCGATCATCCGCGAGGTCGGCGTCGACACCGGCGGCTGCAACATCCAGTTCGCGGTCAACCCGGACGACGGCCGGATCATCGTCATCGAGATGAACCCGCGTGTCTCCCGGTCCTCGGCGCTCGCCTCCAAGGCCACCGGCTTCCCCATCGCCAAGATCGCGGCCCGGCTCGCCGTCGGCTACACGCTGGACGAGATCCCGAACGACATCACGGAGAAGACCCCGGCGTCCTTCGAGCCCACGCTCGACTACGTCGTGGTCAAGGCGCCCCGCTTCGCCTTCGAGAAGTTCCCCTCCGCCGACTCCACGCTGACCACGACCATGAAGTCGGTCGGCGAGGCCATGGCGATCGGCCGCAACTTCACCGAGGCGCTGCAGAAGGCCCTGCGCTCCCTGGAGAAGAAGGGCTCGCAGTTCACCTTCGTCGGCGAGCCCGGCGACAAGGACGAGCTGCTGCGCGAGTCCGTCCGCCCGACCGACGGCCGCATCAACACCGTCATGCAGGCCATCCGCGCCGGTGCCACCCCGCGGGAGGTCTTCGACGCCACGAAGATCGACCCGTGGTTCGTCGACCAGCTCTTCCTGATCAAGGAGATCGCGGACGAGCTCGCCGCCGCCGAGAAGCTCGACCCCGAGCTGCTCGCCGAGGCCAAGCGCCACGGCTTCTCCGACGCCCAGATCGCCGAGATCCGGGGCCTGCGCGAGGACGTCGTCCGCGAGGTCCGGCACGCGCTCGGCGTCCGCCCGGTCTACAAGACGGTCGACACCTGCGCCGCCGAGTTCGCCGCCAAGACCCCGTACTTCTACTCCTCGTACGACGAGGAGAGCGAGGTCGCCCCGCGCGAGAAGCCCGCGGTGATCATCCTGGGCTCCGGCCCGAACCGCATCGGCCAGGGCATCGAGTTCGACTACTCCTGCGTCCACGCCTCCTTCGCGCTCAGCGACGCCGGCTACGAGACCGTGATGGTCAACTGCAACCCGGAGACCGTCTCGACGGACTACGACACCTCCGACCGCCTGTACTTCGAGCCGCTGACGCTCGAGGACGTGCTGGAGATCGTCCACGCCGAGACGCTGGCCGGCCCCGTCGCCGGTGTCGTCGTCCAGCTCGGCGGCCAGACCCCGCTGGGCCTGTCGCAGGCGCTCAAGGACAACGGCGTGCCGGTCGTCGGCACCTCCCCGGAGGCCATCCACGCCGCCGAGGACCGCGGCGCCTTCGGCCAGGTCCTCGCCGAGGCCGGGCTCCCGGCCCCCAAGCACGGCACCGCGACCACCTTCGCCGGCGCCAAGGCCATCGCCGACGAGATCGGCTACCCCGTCCTCGTACGCCCGTCGTACGTGCTCGGCGGCCGCGGCATGGAGATCGTGTACGACGAGGCCCGCCTGGAGTCGTACATCGCCGAGTCCACCGAGATCAGCCCCACCCGGCCGGTCCTGGTCGACCGCTTCCTCGACGACGCCATCGAGATCGACGTCGACGCCCTCTACGACGGCACCGAGCTCTACCTCGGCGGCGTCATGGAGCACATCGAGGAGGCCGGCATCCACTCCGGCGACTCGGCCTGCGCCCTGCCCCCGATCACGCTGGGCGGCTTCGACATCAAGCGCCTGCGCGCCTCCACCGAGGCGATCGCCAAGGGCGTCGGCGTCCGCGGCCTGATCAACATCCAGTTCGCGATGGCCGGCGACATCCTCTACGTCCTGGAGGCGAACCCGCGCGCCTCCCGGACCGTCCCCTTCACCTCGAAGGCGACCGCCGTGCCGCTCGCGAAGGCCGCCGCCCGCATCTCGCTCGGCGCGACCATCGCCGAACTGCGCGAGGAGGGCCTGCTGCCGAAGACCGGCGACGGCGGCACCCTGCCGCTCGACGCGCCGATCTCCGTCAAGGAGGCCGTGATGCCGTGGACGCGGTTCCGCGACATCCACGGCCGCGGCGTGGACACCGTCCTCGGCCCGGAGATGCGCTCCACCGGCGAGGTCATGGGCATCGACTCCGTCTTCGGCACGGCGTACGCCAAGTCGCAGGCCGGCGCCTACGGCCCGCTGCCCACCAAGGGACGCGCGTTCATCTCCGTCGCCAACCGCGACAAGCGCTCGATGATCTTCCCGGCGCGTGAGCTGGTCGCCCACGGCTTCGAGCTGATGGCCACCTCCGGCACGGCCGAGGTGCTCAAGCGCAACGGCATCAACGCCACGGTCGTGCGCAAGCAGTCCGAGGGCGAGGGCCCGAACGGCGAGAAGACGATCGTCCAGCTGATCCACGACGGCCAGGTCGACCTCATCGTCAACACCCCGTACGGCACCGGCGGCCGCCTCGACGGCTACGACATCCGTACGGCGGCGGTGGCCCGCTCCGTCCCGTGCCTCACCACGGTCCAGGCGCTCGCCGCGGCCGTCCAGGGCATCGACGCGCTCAACCACGGCGATGTCGGCGTCCGCTCGCTCCAGGAACACGCGGAACACCTGACCGCGGCCCGCGACTAG